From the genome of Bacteroidota bacterium, one region includes:
- a CDS encoding FkbM family methyltransferase yields the protein MIGKIINKLRKITGAAYKQVSYAQAGEDIVVQLIAERMGLSKLTYLDIGTNHPKKFNNTYLLYKKGNNGVCVEPDPSLVRVIKSQRPNDVCLNVGLSSGEESVADFYVMSVNTLNTFSKEDAEALDKEGTFKIKSVIKIPLKNVNNIISENFKGTTPNFISLDVEGWNEEIVRSFDFSKFRPEIFCIETAYFEPTGQIKRIEGIFDVMKQNGYHVFADNQINTIFVSKI from the coding sequence ATGATTGGTAAAATAATAAACAAGCTAAGAAAGATAACCGGAGCGGCATACAAACAAGTATCGTATGCACAAGCCGGAGAAGATATTGTGGTGCAACTTATTGCTGAACGAATGGGGTTAAGCAAACTCACCTACCTTGATATAGGTACTAACCATCCAAAAAAATTCAACAACACCTATTTGCTATACAAAAAAGGAAACAACGGGGTATGTGTTGAGCCCGATCCTTCCTTGGTACGTGTGATAAAGTCTCAACGTCCAAACGATGTCTGCCTTAATGTAGGTTTATCATCAGGAGAAGAAAGTGTTGCTGATTTTTACGTGATGAGTGTAAATACGCTAAATACATTTTCAAAAGAAGACGCAGAAGCATTGGATAAAGAGGGCACATTTAAGATAAAAAGTGTAATTAAGATACCGCTTAAAAACGTCAATAACATTATTAGCGAAAACTTCAAAGGAACAACCCCTAATTTCATTTCATTAGATGTGGAAGGATGGAACGAGGAAATTGTAAGAAGTTTTGATTTTTCTAAGTTCAGACCTGAAATTTTTTGCATCGAGACCGCTTATTTTGAACCAACAGGTCAGATTAAAAGAATAGAAGGGATTTTTGACGTAATGAAGCAAAATGGGTATCACGTATTTGCAGACAACCAAATAAACACAATTTTTGTATCTAAAATATAA